In Sardina pilchardus chromosome 8, fSarPil1.1, whole genome shotgun sequence, a genomic segment contains:
- the foxn4 gene encoding forkhead box protein N4: MIESGITARVPGVMESQHASSQDFRLLTTDPSQLNKEDLPGDLQSLSWLTSVDVPRLQQIGASRPDYSGSAQASLLDQQAAQMNSMTLTGVPNSMIHLQSNMQHSPLGINSMAQYPLTGQHSPGFPCPASVYQPSSQQVLTLTQAGQQCSPVGLYGSYNNQTLFSQPRIAPHSNQDLHPKSFPKPIYSYSCLIAMALKNSKTGSLPVSEIYNFMKEHFPYFKTAPDGWKNSVRHNLSLNKCFEKVENKLSGSSRKGCLWALNPAKIDKMEEEMQKWKRKDLPAIRRSMANPDELDKLITDRPESCRRKALEAGMTRLPVCPSGPTIPAQPQAVATLALQCLPLHQQHQLHQLQLQSQSRLAPMSPAPAQTPPLHAVPDLSHSPHPQQHQGRPQHHDLYAMHCGEVNEVDALDPSIMDFALQGNLWEEMKDDSFNLDALGTFSNSPLRLSDCDLDTSGMPPVSSSAQVLQYPDLQLTGVYTSVSALDALSTQYMGSQGGTKPIILL, encoded by the exons GTTACTCACCACAGACCCCTCTCAACTGAACAAGGAGGACCTCCCCGGTGACCTGCAGTCCCTGTCATGGCTGACCTCTGTGGACGTGCCGCGCCTGCAGCAGATTGGGGCCAGCCGGCCGGACTACAGCGGATCAGCCCAAGCTAGTCTGCTGGACCAGCAGGCAG CTCAGATGAACAGCATGACGTTGACTGGGGTCCCAAACTCCATGATCCACCTGCAGAGCAACATGCAGCACAGTCCTTTGGGAATCAACAGC ATGGCGCAGTACCCCCTGACTGGGCAGCACTCGCCAGGGTTCCCCTGTCCAGCCTCCGTATACCAGCCCTCCAGCCAGCAAGTGCTCACCCTCACCCAGGCAGGCCAGCAG TGTTCACCTGTTGGACTGTATGGCAGCTACAACAATCAGACGCTGTTTTCTCAGCCTCGGATAGCTCCACACAGCAACCAGGACCTGCATCCCAAGTCCTTCCCCAAGCCCATCTACTCATACAG CTGTCTTATCGCCATGGCGCTGAAAAACAGTAAGACAGGTAGTCTGCCCGTCAGTGAGATCTATAACTTCATGAAGGAGCACTTCCCTTACTTCAAG ACTGCTCCTGATGGCTGGAAGAACTCGGTGCGGCACAACCTGTCCCTGAACAAGTGCTTTGAGAAGGTGGAGAACAAGCTGAGCGGCTCCTCGCGGAAGGGCTGCCTGTGGGCGCTCAACCCGGCCAAGATCgacaagatggaggaggagatgcagaAGTGGAAACGCAAGGACCTGCCCGCCATCCGCCGCAGCATGGCcaacccag ACGAGCTGGACAAGTTGATCACTGACCGACCGGAGAGCTGCCGGCGGAAGGCGCTGGAGGCGGGCATGACCCGTCTGCCCGTGTGCCCGTCGGGCCCCACCATCCCCGCGCAGCCGCAGGCGGTGGCCACGCTGGCCCTGCAGTGCCTGcccctccaccagcagcaccagctgcACCAGCTGCAGCTCCAGAGCCAGTCGCGGCTGGCGCCCATGTCGCCGGCGCCGGCCCAGACGCCGCCGCTGCACGCCGTGCCCGACCTCAGCCACAGCCCGCACCCGCAGCAGCACCAGGGCCGGCCGCAGCATCACGACCTCTACGCCATGCACTGCGGAGAGGTCAACGAGGTGGACGCTCTCGACCCCAGTATCATGGACTTTGCATTGCAAG GTAACTTGTGGGAGGAGATGAAGGACGATAGCTTTAACCTGGACGCACTGGGAACCTTCAGCAACTCTCCCCTGCGTCTGTCCGACTGTGACCTTGACACCAGCGGCATGCCCCCAGTCTCGTCCAGCGCTCAGGTCCTGCAGTACCCCGACCTCCAGCTAACGGGGGTCTACACATCGGTCAGCGCTCTTGATGCCCTCTCCACCCAGTACATGGGCTCACAGGGGGGCACCAAGCCAATCATCTTACTTTAA